In a genomic window of Desulfurobacterium atlanticum:
- a CDS encoding type II toxin-antitoxin system RelE family toxin, translating into MEKGFKDIENYFLSVAQQNEKVEKQVKVKQKRQVDYSKRIRHLNEKLKGKDAKIKELFAQLTVLREKVSKLEEENRELAKFRENRELLEKYKEQIETLKKEVATLKADIVEKERKIEALQSSEMPKSRVELFIEVALNSVASSVALKNGMKILFSKRFRKDIVKEISCRPFLFENFISALSRCETTSRLLRRDKQEIYRIRVTSPYGEYRAIYTKLDKDTVKFQRFGQRDSIYSELDACGWSFD; encoded by the coding sequence ATGGAGAAAGGATTTAAAGATATAGAGAATTACTTTCTTTCTGTTGCCCAGCAGAATGAGAAAGTTGAAAAACAGGTAAAGGTGAAACAGAAACGTCAGGTGGATTACTCTAAAAGGATAAGGCATTTAAACGAGAAGTTAAAAGGAAAAGACGCGAAAATAAAAGAGCTTTTTGCTCAGTTAACTGTTTTAAGGGAAAAAGTTTCAAAGCTTGAGGAGGAAAACAGGGAGCTTGCTAAATTTAGAGAAAACAGGGAGTTGCTTGAAAAATATAAAGAGCAGATAGAGACCTTAAAAAAGGAAGTGGCAACTCTTAAAGCGGATATTGTTGAAAAAGAGAGAAAGATAGAGGCACTTCAATCATCCGAAATGCCAAAATCAAGGGTAGAGCTTTTTATAGAGGTGGCTTTAAACAGTGTGGCTTCTTCAGTAGCTCTTAAAAACGGGATGAAAATTCTCTTTTCCAAAAGGTTCAGAAAGGATATTGTAAAGGAGATTTCCTGCAGGCCGTTTCTTTTTGAAAACTTTATATCGGCTCTTTCAAGGTGTGAAACCACATCAAGACTTTTAAGAAGAGACAAGCAGGAGATTTACAGGATAAGGGTTACTTCCCCTTACGGTGAATACAGGGCTATCTATACAAAGCTTGATAAAGATACTGTAAAGTTTCAGAGGTTCGGTCAGAGAGATTCCATATACAGTGAGCTTGATGCCTGTGGATGGAGTTTTGATTGA
- the hemL gene encoding glutamate-1-semialdehyde 2,1-aminomutase, which translates to MSVEKSKALFEEAKKYIPGGVNSPVRAFKSVGDIPRFIEKAKGSHIWDVDGNEYIDYVCSWGPMILGHAHPEVVNAIKEQAEKGTSYGAPTELEVKLAKMIVDMVPGVEKVRMVNSGTEATMSAIRLARGYTKRDKVIKFEGCYHGHVDSLLVKAGSGLATFGVPTSPGIPEDFAKHTITVPYNNIDALKKVVDEIGDEIACVIMEPVMANAGLIMPEDGFLEKVREITAEKGILLIFDEVITGFRLAPGGAQEYFGITPDLSCFGKIIGGGLPVGAFGGKAEIMDYLAPEGPVYQAGTLSGNPLAMVAGIKTLEILKKPGTYETLREKGKKFAEGVKSAAEKAGVADKLCFKNLESLSCVFFTDKEVKDFSTAATSNTEAYAAFFKEMIKRGVYLAPSQFEVAFVSIAHTEEDIEKSIQAAEESFKAIKEIL; encoded by the coding sequence ATGTCAGTGGAGAAGTCAAAAGCCCTTTTTGAAGAGGCTAAAAAATATATACCCGGAGGAGTTAACAGCCCTGTTAGAGCTTTTAAGTCCGTAGGTGATATTCCAAGATTTATAGAAAAAGCAAAAGGTTCACATATATGGGATGTTGATGGAAATGAGTATATAGACTACGTCTGCTCATGGGGGCCTATGATTTTAGGACATGCTCATCCGGAAGTTGTAAACGCTATTAAAGAACAGGCAGAAAAAGGAACAAGTTACGGTGCTCCTACAGAGCTTGAGGTAAAACTTGCAAAAATGATAGTTGATATGGTTCCCGGCGTTGAAAAAGTTAGAATGGTAAATTCAGGAACCGAAGCAACGATGAGTGCCATAAGACTTGCAAGAGGATACACAAAGAGAGACAAAGTTATAAAATTTGAAGGTTGCTACCACGGACACGTTGACTCACTTCTTGTTAAGGCAGGTTCTGGACTTGCAACTTTTGGAGTGCCTACAAGCCCAGGAATACCTGAAGATTTCGCAAAACATACAATAACTGTCCCGTATAACAACATTGATGCCCTTAAAAAAGTTGTAGATGAAATAGGGGATGAAATAGCCTGCGTAATAATGGAACCTGTCATGGCAAACGCAGGTCTTATAATGCCTGAAGACGGTTTTCTTGAGAAGGTGAGAGAAATAACAGCAGAAAAAGGTATTCTATTAATTTTTGATGAAGTAATTACAGGGTTTAGACTTGCACCGGGAGGAGCACAGGAGTATTTCGGTATAACTCCAGACCTATCCTGCTTTGGGAAAATAATCGGCGGAGGGCTTCCTGTTGGAGCTTTCGGAGGAAAAGCCGAAATAATGGATTATCTCGCACCTGAAGGACCTGTGTATCAGGCAGGAACCCTTTCAGGAAACCCTCTCGCAATGGTTGCTGGAATAAAAACCCTTGAGATTCTTAAAAAGCCAGGAACTTATGAAACTTTAAGAGAAAAAGGTAAAAAATTTGCCGAAGGCGTAAAATCTGCCGCAGAAAAAGCCGGAGTTGCCGATAAACTTTGCTTTAAAAACCTTGAATCTTTATCCTGTGTGTTCTTCACAGATAAAGAGGTGAAAGATTTTTCAACAGCCGCAACCTCAAACACAGAAGCCTATGCGGCATTTTTCAAAGAGATGATAAAAAGAGGAGTCTATCTTGCCCCTTCCCAGTTTGAAGTTGCTTTCGTATCTATAGCCCACACAGAAGAGGACATTGAAAAGAGTATTCAGGCTGCCGAGGAATCGTTTAAAGCGATAAAGGAAATTCTATAA
- a CDS encoding NIL domain-containing protein translates to MKESSVKIVLTLPKETWDKPVIYKLIKDYDLVVNILRAEILPKMEGSAVLELNGTPEKIQKGINFLKSINVKIRPLELDIIREDEKCIHCGACIAPCPTNAFHLNIETFKVEFDKSKCVGCGHCISACPTRIIYSPDF, encoded by the coding sequence ATGAAAGAATCCTCTGTAAAAATTGTTCTTACATTACCGAAAGAAACATGGGATAAACCTGTAATATATAAATTGATTAAAGACTACGACCTTGTGGTTAATATTTTAAGGGCTGAAATCCTGCCGAAAATGGAGGGCTCTGCTGTCCTTGAACTTAATGGAACTCCTGAAAAGATTCAGAAAGGCATAAACTTTCTAAAAAGCATCAATGTAAAAATAAGACCTTTAGAGCTTGATATAATAAGGGAGGATGAAAAGTGTATCCACTGCGGTGCATGTATAGCCCCGTGCCCGACAAACGCTTTTCATCTTAATATCGAAACGTTTAAGGTGGAGTTTGACAAATCAAAATGTGTCGGATGTGGCCACTGTATATCCGCATGTCCGACAAGGATAATATACTCACCAGATTTTTAG
- a CDS encoding 3-dehydroquinate synthase II: protein MGKELIVNIKSPDQKTVITTALESGVTALLLEKGGSKTVKKLAKIKTIAPDGDYKLGEDFVIVEIKNKADEEEAAKLLKQGRNVIVKTTDWTIIPIENLLAQGENLYAWVRNSEEAKTAITILEKGTKGVVLDTENINEIKKTGEVIRLAGEKVNLKKAKIVRVKPIGMCDRVCIDTASLMERGEGALVGNSSAGMFLVHAETESNPYVAARPFRVNAGAVHMYVRLPGGKTKYLSEIESGDEIMIYNYKGEGRIAYVGRAKVERRPMLLIEAETEDGKKVAGILQNAETIRLTTPEGKPISVVELKPGDEVLVYTEKPGRHFGMKVEETIIEK, encoded by the coding sequence ATGGGAAAAGAGCTTATTGTTAACATAAAAAGTCCTGACCAGAAAACGGTAATAACAACAGCACTTGAATCTGGAGTGACAGCGCTTTTACTTGAAAAGGGTGGAAGTAAAACTGTTAAGAAGTTAGCAAAAATTAAAACGATTGCACCAGACGGAGACTATAAGCTTGGTGAAGATTTTGTAATAGTTGAAATAAAAAACAAAGCCGACGAAGAGGAAGCTGCAAAACTTCTAAAACAGGGAAGAAATGTAATAGTTAAAACAACTGACTGGACAATTATCCCGATAGAAAACCTGCTCGCCCAGGGAGAGAATCTTTACGCATGGGTAAGAAATAGTGAAGAAGCAAAAACAGCGATAACAATACTTGAAAAGGGAACAAAGGGAGTTGTTCTTGATACAGAAAATATAAACGAAATAAAGAAAACAGGAGAAGTCATAAGACTTGCCGGCGAAAAAGTAAATCTTAAAAAGGCAAAAATAGTGAGAGTAAAACCTATCGGTATGTGCGACCGTGTATGTATAGACACAGCATCCCTGATGGAAAGGGGAGAAGGAGCACTTGTCGGTAACTCTTCAGCCGGAATGTTTCTCGTTCATGCTGAAACAGAGTCAAACCCTTATGTTGCAGCAAGACCTTTCAGGGTTAATGCAGGTGCTGTTCATATGTATGTAAGATTACCTGGTGGAAAAACAAAATACCTATCAGAAATTGAAAGCGGTGATGAGATAATGATATACAACTACAAAGGAGAAGGCAGAATAGCTTACGTTGGAAGGGCAAAGGTTGAAAGAAGACCTATGCTTCTTATAGAGGCTGAAACAGAAGACGGAAAGAAAGTTGCAGGAATTCTCCAGAACGCTGAAACCATAAGGTTAACCACACCAGAAGGAAAACCGATATCTGTTGTTGAACTAAAACCTGGTGATGAGGTTTTAGTATATACAGAAAAACCGGGAAGGCACTTTGGAATGAAGGTTGAAGAAACGATAATTGAAAAGTAG
- the nadA gene encoding quinolinate synthase NadA: MRKDVIEKILTLKNEKNAVILAHFYQEAEIQEAADFVGDSLELARKATEIEADIIVMCGVYFMAETVKILNPDKKVLIPYPKAGCLMADMVLEDELKKFKEENPDYAVVTYVNSTAEVKALSDICCTSANAVKVVNSLDTDKILFTPDRNLGEFIAEQVEGKEIKLWQGYCPVHEKVPVESVRLLKKMHPEAAVLVHPECKKEIRELADFVGSTSKIINFVKETKKEEFIIGTEMGIIHQLKKAKPEGKFYPAYQQFICDQMKMITAERLINCLEEEKYEVDVDREIAEKAKIAIDKMLSIK; encoded by the coding sequence ATGAGAAAAGATGTTATAGAAAAAATTTTGACTTTAAAAAATGAGAAAAATGCTGTAATACTTGCCCACTTTTATCAGGAAGCGGAAATCCAGGAAGCAGCTGATTTTGTTGGTGACTCCCTTGAACTTGCAAGAAAAGCCACGGAAATTGAAGCAGATATCATTGTAATGTGCGGTGTTTATTTCATGGCAGAAACGGTAAAAATTCTAAATCCTGATAAAAAGGTTTTAATCCCATATCCGAAAGCCGGATGCCTCATGGCAGACATGGTCTTAGAAGATGAGCTAAAAAAATTCAAGGAAGAAAATCCTGATTATGCAGTTGTTACCTATGTAAACAGTACAGCTGAAGTAAAAGCACTATCAGATATATGTTGCACATCTGCAAACGCAGTTAAAGTGGTAAACTCCCTTGACACCGATAAAATTTTGTTTACTCCTGACAGGAATCTTGGAGAGTTTATTGCAGAACAGGTTGAAGGTAAAGAGATAAAATTGTGGCAGGGATACTGTCCCGTTCACGAAAAAGTTCCTGTAGAAAGTGTAAGATTGCTTAAAAAAATGCATCCTGAAGCTGCAGTTCTTGTTCATCCAGAATGCAAAAAAGAGATAAGAGAACTTGCAGACTTTGTAGGCAGCACATCAAAAATTATTAACTTTGTAAAAGAAACTAAAAAGGAAGAGTTTATAATTGGAACAGAAATGGGAATTATTCATCAACTAAAAAAGGCAAAACCGGAGGGGAAGTTTTATCCTGCATACCAGCAGTTTATATGCGACCAGATGAAAATGATAACAGCCGAAAGGCTCATAAACTGTTTAGAAGAAGAGAAGTATGAAGTTGATGTAGATAGAGAAATAGCTGAAAAGGCAAAGATAGCTATAGATAAAATGCTGTCAATAAAGTAG
- a CDS encoding MBL fold metallo-hydrolase, with protein MEVYVAGAFGSRRPGMNLSTFVIDDIVVIDCGALFSGDVKLDKVKAVFLTHCHADHIKDLPFFIDVFPFEDFRKEPLTVFGNDEVIDVLNRHLFNGKVWPEIDKLKLENDAPAVVLREVKLFCPFKFEDYTVIPTPANHTVKTNGYAIFRNGKGVMISGDTYRCDEMWRFLLAEKEIKAFFVDVSYPSERRELSSIALHYNSDELIKDIERFSAKEKLNIYAYHLKYPFADEIKVELEKSGIFSLYDGQRIKV; from the coding sequence ATGGAAGTGTATGTGGCGGGAGCTTTTGGTTCAAGACGTCCTGGAATGAATCTGTCAACATTTGTTATTGATGATATTGTTGTGATTGATTGTGGAGCTCTTTTTTCAGGTGATGTGAAACTTGATAAAGTAAAAGCTGTTTTTCTGACTCACTGTCACGCTGACCATATAAAAGATTTACCATTTTTTATTGATGTCTTTCCCTTTGAGGATTTTAGAAAAGAGCCTTTGACAGTTTTTGGTAATGATGAGGTGATTGATGTTTTAAACAGACATCTTTTTAATGGGAAGGTATGGCCTGAAATTGATAAATTAAAACTTGAGAATGATGCTCCTGCTGTTGTTTTAAGAGAGGTTAAGTTGTTTTGCCCGTTTAAATTTGAGGATTATACCGTTATCCCAACTCCGGCAAACCATACTGTGAAAACGAACGGATATGCTATTTTTAGAAACGGGAAAGGGGTAATGATTTCAGGAGACACATATAGATGTGATGAAATGTGGAGGTTTTTACTGGCAGAAAAAGAGATAAAAGCGTTTTTTGTTGATGTTTCCTATCCGTCTGAGAGGAGAGAGCTTTCATCAATTGCCCTTCATTACAATTCTGATGAGCTTATCAAAGATATTGAAAGGTTTTCGGCAAAAGAGAAATTGAATATATACGCATACCATCTTAAATATCCGTTTGCTGATGAAATAAAGGTTGAGCTGGAAAAAAGTGGAATTTTTTCTCTTTATGATGGACAAAGGATAAAGGTATGA
- the argF gene encoding ornithine carbamoyltransferase, protein MRDFISMLDITKEELKDLLKLTETLKEKQKKGEIFEPLKGKTLALIFEKPSTRTRVSFEVGVIQLGGHGIYMDTRSSQLGRGEPIKDTARVLSRYVDGIVIRTFKQERIVELGRYSKVPVINALSNEEHPCQILADLFTIKEYCRDFKGLKVAFLGDGNNVCNSWLIGAAMTGINFYAATPQGYEPSEFYIKKAEEIAKTTSAEIVITNDPVEAVKEANIVYTDVWASMGQEEETEKRREIFMPYQVNSELLKHAKPDVLFMHCLPAHRGEEVTEDVIESCRSIVWDQAENRLHTQKALLTMLIR, encoded by the coding sequence ATGAGGGACTTTATTTCTATGCTTGATATTACAAAAGAGGAGTTAAAAGATCTTCTAAAACTTACAGAGACTCTAAAAGAAAAACAGAAAAAAGGTGAAATATTTGAGCCTTTAAAGGGAAAGACTCTTGCACTTATTTTTGAAAAACCTTCTACAAGAACAAGAGTTTCCTTTGAGGTTGGAGTAATTCAGCTTGGAGGCCACGGAATCTACATGGATACAAGAAGCTCTCAGCTTGGTAGAGGAGAGCCGATAAAAGATACTGCAAGGGTTCTTTCAAGGTATGTGGACGGTATAGTGATAAGAACATTTAAACAGGAAAGAATTGTTGAACTTGGAAGATATTCAAAGGTTCCCGTAATCAATGCACTTTCAAACGAAGAACATCCCTGCCAGATTCTTGCAGACCTTTTCACAATTAAAGAATACTGCAGGGATTTTAAAGGACTTAAAGTTGCATTTTTAGGAGACGGAAACAACGTCTGCAACTCCTGGCTTATAGGTGCAGCGATGACAGGAATTAACTTTTACGCAGCAACACCACAAGGGTATGAACCGTCCGAATTTTACATAAAAAAGGCAGAAGAGATTGCAAAAACAACAAGTGCAGAAATAGTAATAACAAACGACCCTGTTGAAGCGGTTAAAGAGGCTAACATCGTTTACACAGATGTTTGGGCAAGTATGGGACAGGAGGAAGAAACCGAAAAAAGAAGAGAGATATTTATGCCGTATCAGGTTAACAGTGAACTGTTAAAACATGCAAAACCGGACGTCCTATTTATGCACTGTCTCCCAGCTCACAGAGGAGAAGAGGTAACAGAAGATGTGATAGAAAGCTGCCGCTCCATCGTGTGGGATCAGGCAGAAAATAGACTTCACACACAGAAAGCACTTCTTACAATGCTTATAAGATAG
- a CDS encoding HD-GYP domain-containing protein: MNKLQILLKFAEEIIREKDLNCLLSLLSDVARDILEVDRCSLFLSNPENKTLWTIVAHGVKKIEIPWDKGIAGWVFRNGKSLIVNDAYSDSRFEKSVDAKTGYRTRNILAVPLINRKGEVIGVFQAINKLKGDFTEEDEDLLTLLSGYAASAIENAALYIELNNAYKDTVLRLSHAAEFKDRETKNHILRTGLYAREIAEYLGLDEELETVFLATQMHDIGKIGIPDSILLKPGKLTDEERKIMEQHTIIGYEILKGSKSKLLQIAALIALEHHEKVDGSGYPYGKKGEEISIYGRIACVVDVFDALISDRPYKKAWPEEKVFAFLKENIGKMFDEDVVNAVFKRKDKLLRIKREFKDEYEGD, translated from the coding sequence ATGAATAAGCTTCAGATACTTCTTAAATTTGCAGAGGAAATTATTCGGGAGAAGGATTTAAACTGTCTTCTTTCACTTCTTTCTGATGTTGCAAGGGATATTCTGGAGGTTGACAGATGCAGTTTGTTTCTTTCAAATCCTGAGAACAAAACGCTCTGGACTATAGTGGCTCACGGTGTTAAAAAGATAGAGATTCCCTGGGATAAGGGAATAGCAGGATGGGTTTTTAGAAACGGTAAATCTTTGATAGTTAACGATGCCTATTCTGACTCCCGGTTTGAAAAAAGTGTTGATGCAAAGACAGGTTACAGAACAAGAAATATCCTTGCAGTGCCACTTATAAATAGAAAAGGGGAAGTTATAGGAGTTTTTCAGGCTATAAATAAGTTAAAGGGTGATTTTACTGAGGAGGATGAAGACCTTTTAACCCTTTTAAGCGGGTATGCTGCCTCTGCGATAGAAAATGCCGCTCTTTATATAGAGCTTAATAACGCTTATAAAGATACGGTCTTAAGACTTTCCCATGCTGCTGAGTTTAAGGACAGGGAGACAAAAAATCACATTTTAAGAACGGGACTTTATGCAAGGGAGATAGCAGAGTATCTCGGTCTTGATGAGGAACTTGAAACAGTTTTTCTCGCCACACAGATGCACGATATAGGAAAGATAGGTATTCCCGATTCCATTCTTCTCAAACCAGGTAAGCTTACAGATGAAGAAAGAAAAATTATGGAGCAGCATACAATTATCGGTTATGAAATTTTAAAGGGAAGTAAAAGCAAACTTTTGCAGATTGCCGCACTGATAGCTCTTGAGCATCATGAGAAGGTGGATGGTTCAGGTTATCCTTATGGGAAAAAGGGAGAAGAGATTTCCATATACGGGCGTATAGCATGTGTTGTAGATGTGTTTGATGCTTTAATTTCTGATAGACCCTATAAAAAAGCGTGGCCAGAAGAAAAAGTTTTTGCATTTCTGAAAGAGAACATAGGAAAGATGTTTGATGAGGATGTAGTAAATGCTGTTTTTAAAAGAAAAGATAAGTTACTCAGAATAAAAAGAGAATTTAAAGACGAGTATGAAGGGGATTAA
- a CDS encoding KamA family radical SAM protein has protein sequence MLGSPSDFLPFFSLNRKEIDDGERVCSEYPVRSTEYYASLADRNNPLDPIKRMVFPSLSELSQFVSEDPFKEEEQSPVPFLTHKYPDRVLVIITNYCPVLCRYCMRKRNWKRSTFVIGQKETDEIVNYVKEKRIRDVLISGGEPLSVDFQILEYLLLKLKEIDTVDVIRIGTKLPVVAPYLLTDRIVSLLEKAEKVWVNTHFNHPVEINNYSCEAVRKLLKAGVPVNNQTVLLKGVNDDAETLEKLFSLLQKIKVRPYYLFRCDPVKGVFHFATSVEKGLEIMRTLKKKLSPLALPYYAVDTFKGKVILFPEGAEYKKAKDGYLFNVNGTDIHLP, from the coding sequence ATGCTTGGTTCTCCTTCCGATTTTCTTCCTTTTTTCTCTTTAAACCGAAAGGAGATTGATGACGGTGAGAGGGTATGCAGTGAGTATCCTGTAAGAAGCACCGAGTATTATGCTTCCCTTGCGGACAGGAATAATCCACTTGATCCTATAAAAAGGATGGTTTTTCCTTCTCTTTCTGAACTTTCCCAGTTTGTTTCAGAGGATCCTTTCAAAGAAGAAGAGCAATCTCCCGTTCCCTTTTTAACTCATAAATATCCAGATAGGGTTTTAGTGATTATTACAAACTACTGTCCTGTTTTATGCAGATACTGTATGAGGAAGCGAAACTGGAAAAGATCCACCTTTGTAATCGGTCAAAAAGAGACAGATGAGATTGTTAACTATGTGAAAGAGAAAAGAATACGGGATGTTCTTATTTCAGGAGGTGAACCTTTATCTGTGGATTTCCAGATTCTTGAATACTTGCTTTTGAAATTAAAAGAGATTGATACGGTTGATGTTATAAGAATTGGAACAAAGCTTCCTGTTGTTGCTCCTTATCTTTTAACAGATAGAATTGTGTCTCTTCTTGAGAAAGCAGAGAAGGTCTGGGTTAACACCCACTTTAATCATCCTGTTGAAATAAACAACTATTCTTGTGAAGCTGTAAGAAAACTTCTTAAAGCCGGCGTTCCTGTAAATAATCAAACAGTGCTTCTAAAAGGTGTTAATGATGATGCTGAAACCCTTGAAAAACTTTTTTCTCTACTTCAGAAGATAAAGGTGCGTCCCTACTATCTTTTTAGATGTGACCCTGTGAAAGGTGTTTTCCACTTTGCCACATCTGTTGAAAAAGGGTTGGAAATAATGAGAACTCTGAAAAAAAAGCTTTCTCCCCTTGCACTTCCCTACTATGCGGTTGATACATTTAAAGGGAAGGTTATTCTTTTTCCTGAAGGTGCAGAGTATAAAAAAGCTAAGGATGGATACCTGTTTAATGTAAACGGAACAGATATCCACCTGCCTTGA
- the guaA gene encoding glutamine-hydrolyzing GMP synthase, which produces MAKDIHESKILILDFGSQYTQLIARRLREKHIYCEIHPFNISLEKIKEFAPKGIILSGGPASVYTEGSPKISKEIFELGVPVLGICYGMQLITYLFGGKVIKAEKHEYGKATLEVLDRNDLFQNLPETFNVWMSHGDRVLEIPEGFEPIARTDNAPFASIRNKEKKIFGVQFHPEVKHTEYGSEILENFALKICGCEPSWTMKNFIEYEIEKIRETVKDKNVICALSGGVDSSVVAALLHKAIGDQLYPIFVDTGLLRKGERESVERTFKEKFHMKNFKTVDASDLFLERLKGVTDPEKKRKIIGHTFIEVFEKAAKEIPDAEFLAQGTLYPDVIESVSVKGPSATIKSHHNVGGLPERLNFKLIEPLRELFKDEVRELGKELGLPDEIIKRQPFPGPGLAIRIIDEVKPEYLEILREADAIVLEEIKKAGLYDKIWQSFAVFLPLKTVGVMGDERTYDYVIAIRAVESTDGMTADWVKLPFKLLERISNRIINEVKGVNRVVYDITSKPPGTIEWE; this is translated from the coding sequence ATGGCAAAAGATATCCATGAAAGTAAAATTCTGATTCTTGATTTTGGATCCCAATATACACAGCTTATAGCAAGAAGGCTCAGAGAAAAGCATATCTACTGTGAAATTCACCCTTTCAATATCTCTCTTGAAAAGATAAAAGAGTTTGCACCTAAAGGAATTATACTTTCCGGTGGTCCTGCAAGTGTCTATACAGAAGGGTCTCCAAAAATAAGTAAAGAAATTTTTGAACTTGGAGTTCCTGTCCTTGGAATATGCTATGGGATGCAGCTTATTACTTATCTTTTTGGTGGTAAAGTTATAAAAGCGGAAAAGCATGAGTATGGAAAAGCAACTTTAGAAGTGCTTGACAGAAATGACCTGTTTCAAAATCTTCCAGAAACATTTAATGTGTGGATGAGTCATGGAGACAGAGTCCTTGAAATTCCCGAAGGATTTGAACCTATAGCCAGGACTGATAATGCACCTTTTGCAAGTATAAGAAACAAAGAGAAAAAAATTTTTGGAGTTCAGTTTCATCCAGAAGTTAAACATACAGAGTATGGCAGTGAAATCCTTGAAAATTTTGCATTAAAAATCTGTGGCTGCGAGCCTTCATGGACAATGAAAAACTTTATTGAGTATGAAATAGAAAAAATTAGAGAAACAGTTAAAGATAAAAATGTTATCTGTGCCCTTTCAGGTGGAGTTGACTCCTCTGTAGTTGCAGCTCTTCTTCATAAGGCCATAGGAGACCAGCTTTATCCTATATTTGTTGATACAGGTCTTTTGAGGAAAGGTGAAAGGGAAAGTGTGGAGAGAACCTTTAAAGAAAAATTTCATATGAAAAATTTTAAAACTGTTGATGCATCAGATCTTTTCCTTGAAAGGTTAAAAGGGGTAACAGACCCTGAAAAGAAAAGAAAAATTATCGGCCATACGTTTATAGAAGTTTTTGAAAAAGCGGCAAAAGAGATACCTGACGCTGAATTTTTGGCTCAAGGAACGTTGTATCCTGATGTTATAGAAAGTGTCTCTGTAAAAGGACCATCTGCAACCATCAAATCCCATCACAACGTTGGTGGTCTTCCTGAAAGACTGAACTTTAAACTTATAGAACCTTTAAGAGAGCTCTTTAAAGATGAAGTAAGAGAACTTGGTAAAGAACTTGGCCTGCCTGATGAAATAATAAAAAGGCAACCGTTCCCCGGCCCCGGACTTGCCATAAGGATAATTGATGAAGTCAAACCTGAATATTTAGAGATACTTAGAGAAGCTGATGCAATAGTTCTTGAAGAGATAAAGAAAGCAGGGCTTTACGATAAGATATGGCAATCGTTCGCAGTCTTTCTTCCGCTTAAAACCGTTGGAGTTATGGGAGATGAAAGAACTTACGACTATGTTATAGCCATCCGTGCTGTTGAAAGTACAGACGGAATGACAGCAGACTGGGTAAAGCTGCCCTTTAAACTTCTTGAAAGGATATCAAACAGAATAATCAATGAAGTTAAAGGAGTAAACAGAGTAGTTTATGACATAACATCAAAACCGCCTGGCACTATAGAGTGGGAGTGA
- the rfaD gene encoding ADP-glyceromanno-heptose 6-epimerase, which produces MKRFLVTGGAGFIGSNLALELRKRYPDAEVVVLDDFSSGHFKNLIGFDGEIITGSITDPETVKKIEERNFDVIFHQAANVDTTDTRQKEMMEVNCEAFKTILQTALKNNSSIIYASSAAVYGNGEVPMKVNQKLLPENVYGFSKYAMDMVAYKFIKEHPEIHIVGLRYFNVYGPRETFKGKMASMVLKLAVQIMKGKKPRLFKWGEQKRDFVYVMDCVEANIKGMESEKSGIVNVGTGKARTFNDVVKIIKESLGIEVETEYFDNPYKFYQNYTEADLTETEQILGWTPETPIEKGIPEYIEWIRENVDLDEIDF; this is translated from the coding sequence ATGAAAAGATTCCTTGTAACAGGCGGCGCCGGTTTCATAGGTTCAAACCTTGCATTGGAATTAAGGAAAAGATATCCGGATGCTGAAGTTGTGGTTCTTGACGATTTCTCTTCTGGCCACTTTAAAAATCTTATAGGGTTTGACGGCGAAATCATAACAGGTTCAATAACAGACCCTGAAACTGTAAAAAAAATAGAAGAAAGAAACTTTGATGTTATATTTCATCAGGCGGCAAACGTTGACACAACAGATACAAGACAGAAAGAGATGATGGAAGTGAATTGCGAAGCGTTCAAAACTATCCTCCAAACCGCTCTTAAAAACAACTCCTCTATAATATACGCTTCTTCTGCTGCTGTTTATGGAAACGGCGAAGTTCCTATGAAAGTCAACCAGAAGCTGCTTCCTGAAAACGTTTACGGCTTTTCAAAGTATGCAATGGATATGGTCGCTTATAAGTTCATAAAAGAACACCCTGAGATTCATATAGTGGGACTCAGATACTTTAACGTTTACGGTCCCAGAGAAACCTTTAAAGGAAAGATGGCAAGTATGGTTTTAAAACTTGCAGTTCAGATAATGAAAGGGAAAAAGCCCAGACTTTTTAAGTGGGGAGAGCAAAAGAGAGACTTTGTTTACGTAATGGACTGTGTAGAGGCGAACATAAAGGGAATGGAATCTGAGAAAAGTGGCATTGTAAACGTCGGAACAGGAAAGGCAAGAACATTTAACGATGTGGTTAAAATAATAAAAGAGAGTCTTGGAATAGAGGTTGAAACCGAATATTTTGACAATCCTTATAAATTTTATCAAAACTATACCGAAGCAGACCTCACAGAAACAGAACAGATACTCGGATGGACTCCAGAGACACCAATAGAGAAAGGAATCCCTGAATACATAGAATGGATAAGGGAAAACGTTGATTTAGATGAAATCGATTTTTAG